Proteins from a genomic interval of Desulfurobacterium sp. TC5-1:
- the rplC gene encoding 50S ribosomal protein L3, whose protein sequence is MKGILGRKIGMTQVFTEDGKALAVTVIEAGPCTVVQKKTEDKDGYTALQLGFMEKNKAESKFPKPLLGHFKKAGIKPVRFLKEVKFDDVDKYDVGDKITVEIFQPGEKVDVTGTSKGRGFAGYHKRWGFGGGRKSHGSDFHEGPGSIGACAFPGRVHKGKKMAGHYGNAQVTVKNLEIVDVIPEKNLILVKGAIPGHKGSFVVVKGK, encoded by the coding sequence ATGAAAGGAATCCTCGGTAGAAAGATTGGTATGACTCAAGTTTTTACTGAAGACGGAAAGGCACTTGCCGTTACTGTAATAGAGGCAGGTCCGTGTACTGTTGTTCAGAAAAAGACAGAAGACAAAGACGGCTATACTGCTCTTCAGCTTGGCTTTATGGAAAAGAACAAGGCTGAGAGTAAGTTTCCAAAGCCACTTTTAGGCCACTTTAAAAAGGCTGGTATTAAGCCGGTAAGATTTCTTAAAGAAGTTAAATTTGATGATGTTGATAAGTATGACGTTGGTGACAAAATAACCGTTGAAATTTTCCAGCCTGGCGAAAAGGTGGATGTGACGGGAACATCAAAAGGTCGCGGTTTCGCCGGTTACCACAAGAGATGGGGCTTTGGTGGTGGTAGAAAGTCTCACGGTTCAGACTTCCACGAAGGTCCTGGTTCAATAGGTGCCTGTGCATTCCCCGGCAGAGTGCACAAGGGTAAGAAAATGGCAGGACACTATGGTAATGCACAGGTTACGGTTAAGAACCTTGAAATCGTTGATGTAATTCCGGAGAAAAACCTTATTCTTGTTAAAGGTGCTATTCCAGGACATAAAGGCTCCTTTGTAGTAGTTAAAGGAAAGTAA